Proteins from a genomic interval of Lolium perenne isolate Kyuss_39 chromosome 1, Kyuss_2.0, whole genome shotgun sequence:
- the LOC127328805 gene encoding uncharacterized protein encodes MAGSKDDAAKQSQSAGPGKLPLELLANIHDRLEFLDRIAFATVFAASGDDVLSFPTPWLHLPCDDKDKHPATATLFSLADRRAATVRAPDPALRDYVVLGSSHGWLATGDNQGQIHLVNPATGEQHALPHIATMGVFVPGNDSRGYFSVSFRRFLTARFGGGPPFEDSRWGAEGHGGVTYLGGEDLRTRFYRKVVLSVGRRPGRHAAMLILSESYGAPAFAAVEDGGAWRLGRSQDDVEDAIHHDGRFHSVSYSGIVEAWERDVESGAYTSTAVAPRLTTGGEGMSSRKYLVAAPDGRLMVVVKNWTKERGYLWNKTWTCSFHVYVLGDDGQWKETRDIGDAALFIGLNNSLCVPRMRRPEIEAGCVYYTDDQLWEAALRKRNKDIKYRDDDDDDDDYVDIRPAGVYSLKDGTVKKIDALGPQLYHGFTPTPPVWITPSIP; translated from the coding sequence ATGGCCGGAAGCAAGGACGACGCCGCCAAGCAAAGTCAGTCCGCCGGCCCCGGAAAACTCCCGCTGGAACTGCTAGCCAACATCCATGACCGGCTGGAGTTCCTCGACCGCATCGCCTTCGCCACCGTCTTCGCCGCATCCGGCGACGACGTACTCAGCTTTCCCACGCCATGGCTCCACCTCCCCTGCGACGACAAGGACAAGCACCCAGCGACCGCGACTCTCTTCTCCCTCGCTGACCGGCGTGCCGCCACCGTGCGCGCTCCGGACCCCGCGTTGCGCGACTACGTTGTCCTCGGCTCCTCCCACGGGTGGCTCGCGACGGGCGACAACCAGGGCCAGATCCACCTCGTCAACCCCGCCACTGGTGAGCAGCACGCGCTCCCACACATCGCCACCATGGGCGTCTTCGTGCCCGGGAACGACAGCCGCGGCTATTTCAGCGTGTCGTTCAGGCGGTTCCTGACCGCCCGGTTCGGGGGCGGGCCACCGTTCGAAGACAGCCGCTGGGGGGCTGAGGGGCATGGCGGGGTCACCTACTTGGGTGGCGAAGACTTGCGCACGCGGTTCTATCGGAAAGTCGTCCTCTCCGTCGGGCGCCGCCCCGGAAGGCATGCCGCGATGCTCATCCTAAGCGAAAGTTACGGTGCCCCGGCCTTCGCCGCGGTGGAGGACGGCGGCGCGTGGAGGTTGGGACGGTCCCAGGACGACGTCGAGGATGCAATCCACCACGACGGCCGGTTCCACTCCGTCTCGTACTCGGGCATTGTGGAGGCGTGGGAGCGCGATGTGGAGTCCGGTGCGTACACGAGCACGGCCGTCGCGCCACGTCTGACAACTGGAGGAGAAGGCATGTCATCGCGCAAGTACCTTGTGGCGGCGCCGGATGGGAGGCTGATGGTGGTGGTCAAGAACTGGACCAAGGAGAGAGGGTACCTCTGGAATAAGACGTGGACATGCTCGTTTCATGTGTATGTCCTCGGTGACGACGGGCAGTGGAAGGAGACGAGGGACATCGGCGACGCTGCACTGTTCATCGGGTTGAACAACTCGCTGTGCGTGCCTAGGATGAGACGACCGGAGATTGAGGCCGGCTGCGTCTACTACACGGATGACCAGCTCTGGGAGGCGGCGCTGCGCAAGCGCAACAAGGACATCAAGTAcagggatgatgatgatgacgacgacgactatGTTGACATTCGGCCTGCTGGGGTGTATAGCCTCAAGGATGGCACGGTGAAGAAGATTGATGCGCTCGGGCCGCAGCTCTACCATGGCTTCACCCCGACGCCGCCAGTGTGGATCACGCCTTCCATCCCATGA